Proteins encoded together in one Musa acuminata AAA Group cultivar baxijiao chromosome BXJ3-6, Cavendish_Baxijiao_AAA, whole genome shotgun sequence window:
- the LOC135639773 gene encoding CBL-interacting protein kinase 4-like has product MDRVRPCKLSSAPVANSKRHREVLLGRYELGRLLGRGTFAKVYLARSVSDGAAVAIKVLDKPEVVGTGMARSVLTEVAAMRRLAHPNILKLHEVMATRSKIYLVMEHAPGGDLLTCVARCGGLLPEHAARRYFQQLVSALHYCHARGVAHRDLKPQNLLLDRDGNLKISDFGLAALPEQLRDGRLQTACGTPAYTAPEVIRRKGYDGAKADAWSCGVILFVLLAGSLPFDDANLALMYRRIHKRDYAIPKWVSPPARRLLYRLLDPNPETRITIAALMGNPWLKRSLSLDSQLSSIVDQPPTTRDYITPVMNAFDIILLSLGLDLSGLFDEAKNKKEKRFSSTHSIEKILERISETGGKLGFVVDRRKGSAGGTVAAGLSRQGSILSVEVSEVASPLMLVEMRLEDCSGSSSSGADDEGFSWEDLKAELGDMVFAWHDSGDS; this is encoded by the coding sequence ATGGACCGGGTGCGACCCTGCAAGTTAAGCTCCGCCCCGGTCGCCAACTCCAAGCGCCATCGGGAGGTCCTCCTCGGCAGGTacgagcttggccgcctccttggCCGTGGCACCTTCGCCAAGGTCTACCTGGCGCGCTCGGTCAGCGACGGCGCCGCCGTTGCCATCAAGGTCCTCGACAAGCCCGAGGTGGTGGGTACCGGCATGGCGCGCAGCGTGCTGACTGAGGTGGCCGCCATGCGCCGCCTCGCCCACCCCAACATCCTGAAGCTCCACGAGGTCATGGCCACCCGCTCCAAGATCTACCTCGTCATGGAACACGCCCCCGGCGGCGACCTGCTCACCTGCGTAGCCCGCTGCGGCGGCCTCCTTCCGGAACACGCCGCCCGCCGTTACTTCCAGCAGCTCGTCTCCGCCCTGCACTACTGCCATGCCCGCGGCGTCGCCCACCGCGACCTCAAGCCCCAGAACCTCCTCCTTGACCGCGACGGCAACCTCAAGATCTCCGACTTTGGCCTCGCGGCGCTCCCCGAGCAGCTCCGCGACGGCCGTCTACAGACGGCCTGCGGCACCCCGGCCTACACCGCGCCCGAGGTGATCCGCCGCAAGGGGTACGACGGTGCCAAAGCCGATGCCTGGTCCTGCGGCGTCATTCTCTTCGTCCTCCTTGCCGGTTCTCTGCCCTTCGACGACGCTAACCTCGCCCTCATGTACCGGAGGATTCACAAGCGCGACTACGCGATTCCGAAATGGGTTTCGCCGCCGGCACGGCGGCTCCTGTACCGGCTGCTGGACCCCAACCCCGAGACCAGGATCACCATCGCCGCACTGATGGGGAACCCTTGGCTGAAGCGGTCCCTGAGCTTGGACTCGCAGCTAAGTAGTATCGTGGACCAGCCTCCGACAACGAGAGATTATATCACGCCCGTCATGAACGCATTCGACATCATATTGCTGTCGTTGGGCCTGGACTTGTCTGGGCTCTTTGACGAGGCCAAgaacaagaaggagaagaggtTCAGCTCGACACACTCCATCGAAAAGATCTTGGAGAGGATTTCGGAGACGGGGGGGAAGCTGGGCTTCGTGGTGGATCGGCGGAAGGGATCAGCAGGAGGGACGGTTGCTGCCGGGTTGTCGAGGCAGGGTTCGATCTTGTCGGTGGAGGTGTCGGAGGTGGCCTCGCCGCTGATGCTAGTTGAGATGAGACTGGAAGactgcagcggcagcagcagcagcggcgccgACGACGAAGGATTCAGCTGGGAGGACCTGAAGGCGGAGCTGGGGGACATGGTTTTCGCATGGCATGACAGTGGGGACTCATGA